The Lactuca sativa cultivar Salinas chromosome 2, Lsat_Salinas_v11, whole genome shotgun sequence genome includes a window with the following:
- the LOC128132136 gene encoding uncharacterized protein LOC128132136, translated as MVNDEGFFFFKFDSKEGMMSVMEGGPRLINNVPMFVQRWRPGLVLSKPQIKFVPMWVKVFNVPLEYWNSKGITLIANEIWIPIAMDKITQKMCNEHWGRPAFMRFLVEMSSESEWMKELSVVSIDFGTGEKVESKCKIEYAWRPDVCNHCKVYGHKNSNCGILNSLKSDNVADEAVNSEENGKKEQVDDDGFILVTKKNNKGQKFSPGVVINENGKVDLIKSLEKNTIPISEGVTISNNEGISKDVDNQGKQKNKQIEEQESQKGSQKEDRISKGADNRNNGGNFSKFAVGNLKKDGKEKGVFQSKEGKSGKMNGTGVFIPKEKLGTRVKNVIENFNARKEEMQGKKEEGRKKVYVPKKQVDFKVSSIFDNIGSTSGKDDQDEIISQNPFDVLADLGLRDMSYLDEIDPEILTGGAQETITENPIVDQ; from the coding sequence ATGGTAAATGATGAAGGGTTCTTTTTCTTTAAGTTTGATTCAAAGGAAGGTATGATGAGTGTAATGGAGGGAGGTCCACGGCTTATTAATAATGTGCCTATGTTCGTTCAAAGATGGAGACCTGGTCTAGTTCTAAGTAAACCTCAAATCAAATTTGTTCCTATGTGGGTCAAAGTCTTTAATGTGCCTTTGGAGTATTGGAACAGCAAGGGAATCACATTGATTGCTAATGAAATTTGGATACCAATTGCTATGGATAAAATCACTCAGAAAATGTGTAATGAACATTGGGGAAGGCCAGCATTTATGAGATTTCTTGTGGAAATGTCATCAGAATCAGAATGGATGAAAGAGTTAAGTGTTGTCTCAATTGACTTTGGGACAGGAGAAAAAGTTGAATCAAAATGCAAGATAGAGTATGCGTGGAGGCCTGATGTTTGTAATCACTGCAAAGTTTATGGACATAAGAATAGCAATTGTGGGATTTTAAATAGCTTGAAAAGTGATAATGTTGCTGATGAGGCTGTTAACTCAGAAGAAAATGGGAAAAAAGAGCAAGTTGATGATGATGGTTTTATCTTAGTCACAAAGAAGAACAATAAAGGACAGAAGTTTAGTCCTGGTGTGGTTATTAATGAAAATGGCAAAGTGGATTTGATAAAATCCTTGGAGAAAAATACGATCCCTATTAGTGAAGGAGTTACTATTAGCAACAATGAAGGAATTTCAAAAGATGTGGATAATCAAGGAAAGCAAAAAAACAAGCAAATTGAAGAACAAGAAAGTCAAAAGGGATCTCAAAAAGAAGATCGAATTAGTAAAGGAGCTGATAATAGAAATAATGGGGGAAATTTCTCGAAATTTGCTGTGGGAAATCTTAAAAAAGATGGGAAAGAAAAAGGGGTATTTCAGTCAAAGGAGGGTAAAAGTGGGAAAATGAATGGAACAGGGGTGTTTATCCCAAAAGAAAAACTGGGGACAAGAGTGAAGAATGTAATTGAAAATTTTAATGCTAGAAAAGAAGAAATGCAGGGGAAAAAAGAAGAAGGCCGGAAAAAGGTGTATGTTCCTAAGAAGCAAGTGGATTTTAAAGTTAGTTCTATCTTTGATAATATAggttctacttcaggtaaagatgATCAAGATGAGATAATATCACAAAATCCTTTTGATGTTTTAGCCGACTTGGGATTAAGGGATATGTCTTATTTAGATGAGATTGACCCGGAGATTTTAACTGGAGGTGCCCAGGAGACAATCACCGAAAATCCAATTGTTGATCAATGA